In Aquiflexum balticum DSM 16537, a single genomic region encodes these proteins:
- a CDS encoding ATP-grasp domain-containing protein, producing the protein MAKCFALMGWSLPVIESMQKLNKPYVVVSFPDFEEYAKENDIPFVSYQFDEWSDTSNSLDLYEKLKPFNADVAVPLFEETVEWAGALNSIYRGDPRVLNRAFLFRNKAMMKRKALIGGLRVGLFEEVFNKDGVKSFMKRLNQANLQIEGEQDSWVHIKPFASAGTVGHRLLKSMQDIEDKCQESDFPCLAESHLPGTEFSCEAFIHGGKIRFLNITEYVKLGYSNFIPEGHHLNAKRDKIMKEMQKLVDLFGIEYGMIHPEWFLTENDELSFGEVACRIPGGHILELTGKAYDFDALAAFVLCHDPNLSEEELKEILPPLDARPKNFYGNVMIYPHKNVINKLEIPDELKEESYFLDHNLIPPYTNQKINSREGFGNHFGTVNFKGDDPDRMKELLLHYENVDFYH; encoded by the coding sequence ATGGCTAAATGTTTCGCACTGATGGGTTGGAGTTTGCCTGTGATTGAAAGTATGCAAAAACTCAACAAACCTTATGTAGTAGTTTCTTTTCCTGATTTTGAAGAGTATGCTAAAGAAAATGACATTCCTTTTGTAAGCTATCAGTTTGACGAGTGGAGTGACACTTCCAATTCTCTGGATTTGTATGAAAAATTAAAACCTTTCAATGCAGATGTTGCAGTGCCACTTTTTGAGGAAACTGTTGAATGGGCCGGAGCGCTCAATTCAATCTACAGAGGAGATCCTCGGGTTTTGAACAGGGCCTTTTTGTTCCGAAATAAGGCAATGATGAAAAGAAAAGCTTTAATAGGAGGACTTCGGGTAGGTCTTTTTGAAGAAGTTTTCAATAAAGATGGTGTCAAGAGTTTTATGAAAAGACTCAATCAGGCCAACCTTCAAATTGAGGGAGAACAGGATAGTTGGGTCCATATCAAACCTTTTGCATCGGCAGGTACAGTTGGACACCGACTCTTGAAATCTATGCAGGACATCGAAGATAAATGTCAGGAAAGTGATTTCCCTTGCTTGGCAGAAAGTCACTTACCAGGGACAGAGTTTTCATGTGAGGCATTTATACATGGCGGTAAAATCCGGTTTCTAAACATAACAGAATATGTAAAATTGGGTTATTCTAACTTTATTCCGGAAGGTCATCACCTGAATGCCAAGCGTGATAAGATCATGAAGGAAATGCAGAAGCTAGTGGACTTGTTCGGAATTGAGTACGGAATGATTCATCCTGAGTGGTTTCTCACCGAAAATGACGAATTGAGTTTTGGAGAAGTCGCCTGTAGGATTCCTGGGGGGCATATATTAGAACTTACTGGTAAGGCATATGATTTTGATGCTCTTGCTGCTTTTGTTCTATGTCATGATCCAAACTTATCTGAAGAAGAATTAAAAGAAATTCTTCCACCATTGGATGCACGTCCAAAGAACTTCTATGGAAATGTGATGATTTACCCACACAAGAATGTGATAAATAAGCTTGAGATTCCAGATGAACTCAAAGAGGAATCTTATTTCCTTGATCACAACCTGATACCTCCATACACCAACCAAAAAATCAATAGCAGGGAAGGTTTTGGTAACCATTTCGGAACTGTCAATTTCAAAGGAGACGATCCCGACAGAATGAAGGAGCTTTTATTGCATTACGAAAACGTAGATTTCTATCATTGA
- the alr gene encoding alanine racemase, whose product MVKHSSRIELKQSAYKNNINFIKKKIGDNVVVSSVVKANAYGHGIRTFVPMAEKCGINHFSVASSFEAEEVLTACAASSRIMIMGIIYEEDIPWAIENEIEFFVYNYERLPKTLAAAKKIGKVAKVHIEVETGANRTGLPQKDFLKVLSFLKKNADHIIFEGLCTHFGGAESISNGFKIDMQHKRYKAFLKQCREKKIEPNVKHIACSAAALAMKDTVYDMVRIGVAQYGFWPSPDIYYAHLHETNKKADASLKRIFTWKTDIMDIRDVDQGEFIGYGTSFQATHKMTIAVMPLGYSNGYPRALSNRGHVLIHGKKAPIVGLINMNLFMVDISHIKEASLGDEVVLIGRQNNNVINVSSFTNSTQLLNNEMLSRLPAAIPRTVIK is encoded by the coding sequence ATGGTAAAACACTCTTCAAGGATTGAATTGAAGCAATCCGCATATAAAAACAATATCAACTTTATCAAAAAAAAGATCGGTGACAATGTGGTAGTATCATCTGTAGTCAAAGCAAATGCCTATGGTCATGGCATCAGGACATTTGTACCAATGGCTGAAAAGTGTGGCATTAATCATTTTTCAGTTGCCTCCAGTTTTGAAGCAGAAGAAGTTCTGACTGCATGTGCAGCCTCTAGCCGGATCATGATCATGGGTATCATTTATGAAGAGGATATTCCTTGGGCTATAGAAAATGAAATTGAATTTTTTGTATACAATTATGAGCGCTTGCCCAAAACCCTCGCTGCCGCAAAAAAAATAGGGAAAGTCGCGAAAGTACATATTGAGGTGGAAACAGGTGCCAATAGAACCGGCCTACCACAGAAAGACTTTCTGAAAGTACTGAGCTTTTTAAAGAAAAATGCTGACCATATCATTTTTGAAGGTCTTTGTACACACTTTGGAGGTGCAGAGTCCATTTCAAATGGGTTTAAAATCGATATGCAACACAAGCGTTATAAGGCTTTTTTGAAACAATGTCGGGAAAAAAAGATAGAGCCAAATGTAAAGCATATCGCCTGCTCGGCGGCAGCTCTTGCAATGAAGGACACGGTATATGATATGGTAAGAATAGGTGTGGCCCAATATGGTTTTTGGCCTAGCCCTGATATATATTATGCACATTTGCATGAGACCAATAAAAAAGCAGATGCTTCTCTTAAACGAATATTCACTTGGAAAACTGACATCATGGATATCAGGGATGTAGACCAAGGAGAATTTATAGGTTATGGGACCTCCTTTCAAGCTACACACAAAATGACCATTGCTGTAATGCCCTTGGGCTATTCCAATGGTTATCCCAGGGCATTGTCCAATCGAGGACATGTTTTGATTCATGGTAAAAAAGCACCCATTGTGGGTTTGATCAATATGAATTTATTTATGGTGGACATTTCCCATATCAAAGAAGCCTCACTTGGCGATGAAGTAGTCCTTATAGGAAGACAAAACAACAATGTGATCAATGTGTCGAGTTTTACCAACAGCACACAGCTTCTGAACAATGAAATGCTGAGCAGACTACCGGCTGCTATTCCGCGGACCGTTATTAAATAA
- a CDS encoding sialate O-acetylesterase yields MKHFTLLICKFLLPFLLLPLDLRSQQKLDLFILAGQSNAQGWMGDAAYYPEDPMGLDKSILLNWTFVDNESSGGNWVTMQAQTGRFPNGHFGPEVSFGRELKIAGYNPAIFKYTKGATGLARDWKLPGEGGIYDQMIIDLKSAIKKLKKEGFIVNLRGFIWIQGESDAGEEKTAQDYYSNLKQMIDDLRLNVMNEPNLKIILGVDEQHHFVKERPVVVEAQKKLASEDANIIYTSMLGLPKADATHLTPEGLVAHGIRIFEAYASKFPDTTNSVKSISKTFLTGKIDWKGFTRYTIDFEGRASHITLPEKPLNGNPWVWRARFPGWHAEMDSLLLSEGFHIAYVNTDNMYGSPAAVAVWDRFYNYLTTEWKLNPKVALEGVSRGGLFIYNWAKRNPEKVNCIYAEAPVCDFKSWPGGFGGGKGSEADWERLKTAYGFSSDEEALAYRDNPIDNLEALAMAKVPVRHMIGLNDEVVPPDENTYILIDRYIKLGGPATVIPCTQGKQELYGHHFPIETPRQGADFIKYHTALPEQLLHSENYHHQRNGIRNSLLKFQQEKKGRVAFLGGSITYNGGWRDSVSNYLQERFPDTEFEFIEAGIPSMGSTPAAFRLERDVLAGGPVDLLFEEAAVNDATNGRSSQEQVRAMEGIVRHIRRSNPAADIVIMHFVDPEKMEDYRSGKIPEVIQNHEKVAAHYQVGTINLAKEVTERIDAGEFSWEDDFKDLHPSPFGQGVYFRSIKTFLENAWSETVAEDKKIERYVLPEPIDPANYDNGVLVEAKKARVLSGWQMVENWKPGDGKGTRPNYVHVPMLVGQDEGDLLEFAFKGNAVGIAVAAGPDAGIIEYKIDNHDWQKQDLFTFWSAGLHLPWYYTLAAGLESGEHVLQIRIAAEKNPKSSGNACRIRYFFVNK; encoded by the coding sequence ATGAAGCATTTCACCCTTCTAATCTGCAAATTTCTACTTCCATTCTTACTTCTGCCATTGGATTTACGCTCCCAGCAAAAATTGGATCTTTTTATTTTGGCCGGACAATCTAATGCCCAAGGCTGGATGGGAGATGCTGCTTACTATCCTGAAGACCCTATGGGCCTGGATAAGTCAATTCTTTTGAATTGGACTTTTGTAGACAACGAAAGTTCAGGTGGAAATTGGGTCACCATGCAAGCCCAAACCGGAAGGTTTCCCAATGGGCATTTTGGGCCTGAGGTGAGTTTTGGGCGTGAGCTTAAAATAGCTGGGTATAACCCTGCAATCTTTAAGTACACTAAGGGTGCAACCGGCCTTGCGCGTGACTGGAAACTTCCCGGGGAAGGGGGAATTTATGATCAAATGATTATTGATTTGAAGTCAGCTATAAAAAAACTTAAGAAAGAAGGTTTTATAGTCAATTTGAGGGGGTTTATTTGGATTCAGGGTGAATCCGATGCCGGTGAAGAAAAAACCGCTCAGGATTATTATTCCAATCTGAAGCAAATGATTGATGATTTGCGGCTGAACGTAATGAATGAACCCAATCTGAAGATTATTCTGGGAGTGGATGAACAGCACCATTTTGTGAAAGAACGTCCCGTGGTGGTAGAAGCCCAGAAAAAATTAGCCTCAGAGGATGCAAATATTATATATACCAGTATGCTCGGACTTCCGAAAGCCGATGCAACTCATCTCACTCCCGAAGGTTTGGTTGCACATGGGATACGTATTTTTGAGGCTTATGCATCCAAATTCCCTGATACTACCAATTCAGTTAAATCAATCTCCAAAACTTTTCTGACGGGAAAAATAGATTGGAAAGGCTTTACGCGGTATACCATTGATTTTGAAGGCAGGGCCTCACATATTACGCTACCTGAAAAGCCCCTGAACGGTAATCCTTGGGTTTGGCGGGCACGATTTCCGGGATGGCATGCGGAGATGGACAGTTTGCTACTTTCCGAAGGATTTCATATCGCCTATGTCAACACAGATAATATGTATGGCAGTCCTGCTGCTGTTGCGGTTTGGGACCGCTTTTACAACTACCTCACAACCGAATGGAAGCTCAATCCTAAAGTTGCGCTGGAAGGGGTAAGTCGCGGGGGCTTATTCATTTACAACTGGGCCAAGCGCAACCCGGAAAAGGTAAATTGCATTTATGCAGAAGCTCCCGTATGTGATTTTAAAAGCTGGCCGGGCGGGTTTGGAGGAGGAAAAGGGAGCGAAGCTGATTGGGAAAGGCTGAAAACAGCATATGGCTTTTCTTCGGACGAAGAAGCCCTGGCATATAGGGATAACCCGATTGATAATCTCGAAGCACTGGCAATGGCAAAAGTGCCTGTGCGGCACATGATTGGATTGAACGATGAGGTGGTTCCACCGGATGAAAATACCTATATACTTATTGACCGATATATAAAACTCGGTGGCCCTGCAACGGTAATTCCATGCACACAGGGAAAGCAGGAATTATATGGGCACCATTTTCCTATTGAAACACCCCGACAAGGTGCTGATTTTATCAAGTATCATACGGCATTACCCGAGCAACTTCTCCATTCTGAAAACTATCACCATCAGCGAAATGGAATCCGAAACAGTCTTTTGAAGTTTCAGCAGGAGAAAAAAGGACGGGTTGCTTTTCTCGGTGGTTCCATTACCTATAATGGTGGCTGGCGGGACAGTGTTTCCAATTACCTTCAAGAACGATTTCCGGATACTGAATTCGAATTTATTGAAGCAGGCATTCCTTCCATGGGGTCAACTCCGGCTGCTTTTAGACTTGAACGTGATGTGCTCGCCGGTGGTCCTGTGGATTTGCTGTTTGAGGAAGCTGCCGTAAACGATGCAACAAACGGAAGAAGCAGTCAGGAACAAGTCCGGGCAATGGAAGGCATAGTCCGGCATATTCGCCGAAGTAATCCTGCGGCAGATATTGTCATCATGCATTTTGTGGATCCTGAAAAAATGGAGGATTACCGCTCAGGAAAGATACCTGAAGTCATTCAAAATCACGAAAAAGTAGCTGCTCATTACCAAGTCGGAACCATAAATTTGGCGAAAGAAGTGACCGAACGTATCGATGCAGGTGAATTTTCCTGGGAGGATGATTTTAAAGATCTCCATCCCTCGCCTTTTGGGCAGGGGGTATATTTTCGCTCTATAAAAACATTTCTGGAGAATGCCTGGTCAGAAACAGTAGCGGAAGATAAGAAAATTGAGCGCTACGTTTTGCCCGAACCGATTGATCCTGCAAATTATGATAATGGTGTATTGGTTGAAGCTAAAAAAGCCCGAGTATTATCTGGCTGGCAGATGGTTGAAAACTGGAAGCCTGGGGATGGAAAGGGAACACGTCCCAATTATGTGCATGTTCCCATGCTTGTTGGCCAAGATGAGGGCGACTTACTGGAATTTGCTTTTAAAGGAAATGCGGTTGGCATAGCTGTGGCTGCCGGACCTGATGCAGGTATAATCGAATATAAAATCGATAACCATGACTGGCAAAAGCAGGATCTTTTCACCTTTTGGAGTGCTGGCCTGCACCTTCCCTGGTATTATACCTTGGCGGCAGGATTGGAATCAGGTGAACATGTGTTGCAAATTCGAATAGCAGCAGAAAAGAACCCGAAAAGTAGCGGAAATGCCTGCCGGATAAGGTATTTTTTTGTCAATAAATAA
- a CDS encoding glycosyl hydrolase family 95 catalytic domain-containing protein, producing the protein MEFNKLLRFSLSSALFFLLFMFGCQEKPQEQLPLYYMERSFPELAQSWDEGIPLGNATLGALVWQKEGKLRFSLDRADLWDLRQMENLDFEKYDFNWVVKQWEGKQYGDVQRQFDVPYDTLAGPSKIPGAALEFDISGLGEVESVKLDLQKAVCVIHWKNGTILRTFVHATEPIGWYRFENLNTDLLPKVVPPPYVGAGSTEALNPVSGQDLRRLGYSAGKIAENENSITYDQEGWDGFQFQVNTRWKKTGDQLEGSWSISSKRNSQDTSILASEVTDKAFWKGIEEYEKDHFTWWNNFWNASAITLPDTLLQQQYYMDMYKLGAAARQGAPPISLQSVWTADNGKLPPWKGDFHHDLNTQLSYWPTYAGNHLELEQGFLDWLNQHKHTFEKYTREYFGTNGLNVPGVTTLEGDPMGGWIQYAFGPTVSAWLGHHFYLHWKYSMDREFLKNDAYPWIKGVAVFLKELSMLDKDGKRKLPLSSSPEIHDNSAKAWFDQMTNYDLALIRWTYTAAAELALELGYLDEAEEWNSLLAEWPNYAIDGSGLMVAPGEQLEDSHRHFSQVMAIHPLGLIDAANGEEDLEIINNTIAHLDKIGSSKWTGYSFAWLGNLKARARDGKGAAKALEDFASSFVLPNSFHVNGDQSGTGKSDFTYRPFTLEGNFAFAAGVQEMLIQSHSGVVKLFPAIPDDWQDVSFTTLRTQGAFLVSANMGNGKVDKVEVISQKGGRLILENPFGQVEFSCDKAFERDGQYIILDLIEGEKVVFNSLNRSSL; encoded by the coding sequence ATGGAATTCAACAAACTACTTCGCTTTAGTCTTTCATCCGCCCTATTCTTTTTGCTTTTTATGTTCGGCTGTCAAGAAAAGCCGCAAGAGCAACTCCCACTATATTATATGGAGCGTTCCTTCCCTGAATTGGCCCAGAGTTGGGATGAAGGTATTCCCTTAGGAAATGCCACACTGGGTGCACTTGTATGGCAAAAGGAAGGAAAATTGAGGTTTTCACTTGATCGGGCTGATCTTTGGGATTTGAGACAAATGGAAAACCTTGACTTTGAAAAATATGATTTCAATTGGGTGGTAAAACAATGGGAAGGGAAGCAATACGGTGATGTTCAACGACAGTTTGATGTTCCCTATGACACCCTAGCAGGACCTTCCAAAATTCCAGGTGCCGCTCTTGAGTTTGATATTTCCGGATTGGGGGAAGTGGAATCGGTTAAATTGGATCTCCAAAAAGCTGTCTGCGTCATCCATTGGAAAAACGGAACCATTTTACGGACCTTCGTGCATGCCACAGAACCTATAGGTTGGTATCGTTTTGAAAATCTAAATACGGACCTGTTACCTAAAGTTGTTCCACCTCCTTACGTAGGCGCTGGTTCCACAGAAGCGCTGAATCCGGTCAGCGGACAGGACCTGCGGAGACTAGGCTATTCTGCGGGAAAAATAGCAGAAAATGAAAATTCAATTACCTATGATCAAGAAGGATGGGATGGGTTTCAATTTCAGGTGAATACCAGGTGGAAGAAAACCGGAGATCAATTAGAAGGAAGTTGGAGTATCAGTTCTAAAAGGAATAGTCAGGACACCTCTATTTTAGCTTCAGAAGTCACGGATAAGGCATTTTGGAAAGGAATTGAGGAGTACGAAAAAGATCATTTTACCTGGTGGAACAACTTCTGGAATGCTTCGGCCATTACCCTTCCGGATACACTTTTGCAGCAACAATATTATATGGATATGTACAAACTTGGTGCTGCTGCAAGACAAGGGGCACCGCCAATTTCTCTCCAAAGTGTCTGGACAGCGGACAACGGCAAGTTGCCACCTTGGAAAGGTGATTTCCACCATGACCTCAATACCCAATTGAGTTATTGGCCTACTTATGCTGGTAACCACTTGGAACTTGAGCAAGGCTTTCTTGATTGGCTCAATCAACATAAACATACCTTTGAAAAGTACACCAGGGAATATTTTGGTACAAATGGATTGAACGTTCCCGGGGTGACCACTTTGGAGGGGGATCCCATGGGAGGCTGGATACAATATGCATTTGGACCTACCGTAAGTGCCTGGTTGGGACATCATTTCTACCTGCACTGGAAATATTCCATGGATAGGGAATTCCTCAAAAACGATGCTTACCCATGGATCAAAGGCGTCGCAGTTTTTTTAAAGGAACTCTCCATGCTGGATAAAGATGGAAAAAGAAAACTTCCCTTGTCTTCCAGTCCTGAAATCCATGATAACAGTGCCAAGGCATGGTTTGACCAGATGACCAATTATGACCTTGCCTTAATACGGTGGACGTATACTGCCGCCGCAGAGCTGGCATTGGAACTCGGATACCTAGATGAAGCGGAAGAATGGAATTCCTTGCTGGCCGAATGGCCCAATTATGCCATTGATGGTTCGGGGCTTATGGTGGCTCCGGGCGAACAGTTGGAAGACTCACACCGGCACTTTTCCCAGGTCATGGCGATTCATCCCCTAGGTTTGATAGATGCGGCCAATGGGGAAGAAGACCTGGAAATAATCAACAATACCATTGCCCATTTAGATAAAATAGGGTCTTCAAAATGGACGGGTTATTCCTTTGCCTGGTTAGGAAATCTCAAGGCAAGGGCGAGAGATGGAAAGGGTGCGGCTAAGGCTTTGGAGGATTTTGCTTCATCTTTTGTATTGCCAAACAGTTTCCATGTAAACGGTGACCAATCAGGAACCGGTAAGTCCGACTTTACTTACCGACCCTTTACACTGGAAGGTAATTTTGCTTTTGCGGCAGGTGTTCAGGAGATGTTAATTCAAAGCCATTCCGGTGTGGTAAAATTGTTCCCTGCTATTCCTGATGACTGGCAAGATGTTTCTTTTACAACCCTGCGCACACAAGGTGCATTCCTGGTTTCTGCAAATATGGGAAATGGGAAAGTCGATAAAGTGGAGGTTATCTCTCAAAAAGGCGGGAGATTAATATTGGAAAATCCCTTTGGGCAGGTTGAATTTTCTTGCGATAAAGCATTTGAAAGGGATGGTCAGTATATTATACTTGATCTGATTGAGGGAGAAAAAGTAGTTTTTAACAGTTTAAATAGGTCATCTTTATGA
- a CDS encoding sulfatase codes for MLPEVIHAQTKGDGRPNILFILVDDLGYHDLGYTGSIFYETPNIDRLASEGMTFTNAYAASPICSPSRAAIMTGKYPARLNLTDYIPGNRHYGPHSDQKLASHPFKLFLDPNETTIAEALRSAGYSTFFAGKWHLGENEKDHPENHGFEINVGGNHTGHPEGGYFSPYNNPQLTDGPEGEYLTDRLTDETIKYMVQKRAQPFFAFLSFYTVHLPLQGKAEKIEKYQKKLNQIRLDGEGFSQQDQTYIKYHQDNPQYAAMVESLDENIGRLMGFLSQTGLERNTLVIFTSDNGGMATSNLAAQIPTSNAPLRTGKGYLHEGGICVPLIFRLPGTIKVGSTSEVPVIGTDFYPTFLAMAGLETLPEQHRDGISLQPLLTGKSMDERPLFWYYPHYSGGLGGRPSAAIRDGDFKLIYSFETNSGELFNVKRDKEEVSDLSLKLPKKKNQLNKKLQNWIGEMDVQLPYPNPSYQPEK; via the coding sequence ATGCTCCCAGAAGTAATCCATGCTCAGACCAAAGGAGATGGGCGTCCAAACATCCTGTTTATTCTCGTAGATGATTTGGGATATCATGATCTTGGTTACACTGGAAGCATTTTTTATGAAACCCCCAATATTGATAGACTGGCTTCAGAAGGAATGACCTTTACCAATGCTTATGCTGCCAGCCCCATTTGTTCTCCCTCTAGGGCGGCCATAATGACCGGAAAATACCCTGCCAGATTGAACCTAACGGACTACATACCCGGAAACCGCCACTATGGCCCACATTCAGACCAAAAACTGGCTTCTCACCCCTTTAAGCTATTTTTGGATCCAAATGAAACAACGATAGCAGAAGCATTGAGATCTGCAGGGTACAGCACTTTTTTTGCAGGAAAATGGCATTTGGGTGAAAATGAGAAGGATCATCCCGAAAATCATGGGTTTGAGATTAACGTAGGCGGGAATCATACCGGACATCCCGAAGGCGGGTATTTTTCACCCTATAATAATCCCCAATTAACTGACGGGCCGGAAGGAGAGTATCTTACTGATCGACTTACGGATGAAACCATAAAGTATATGGTACAGAAAAGAGCGCAACCGTTTTTTGCCTTTCTCTCTTTTTATACTGTTCATTTGCCCCTGCAAGGAAAGGCAGAAAAGATTGAAAAATACCAGAAAAAGCTTAACCAAATACGACTTGATGGTGAGGGATTTAGCCAACAAGACCAGACTTACATAAAATACCACCAAGACAATCCGCAGTATGCAGCCATGGTGGAAAGTTTGGATGAAAATATTGGTCGGCTTATGGGATTTCTTTCCCAAACCGGGCTTGAACGGAACACCTTGGTTATTTTCACATCTGATAACGGGGGAATGGCCACCAGCAATCTGGCCGCTCAGATACCCACTTCCAATGCACCCCTCAGAACGGGTAAAGGTTATTTGCATGAAGGGGGTATCTGTGTTCCGCTGATATTCCGTTTGCCCGGAACCATCAAGGTGGGAAGCACGAGTGAAGTCCCGGTAATAGGAACCGATTTTTATCCCACTTTTCTAGCTATGGCAGGTTTAGAGACATTGCCAGAACAGCACCGCGACGGGATCAGCCTGCAACCCTTGTTGACTGGAAAAAGTATGGATGAGAGACCTTTGTTTTGGTATTATCCCCATTACAGTGGTGGACTTGGAGGCCGACCTTCCGCTGCGATCAGAGATGGAGACTTTAAGCTTATCTACTCCTTTGAAACGAATAGTGGAGAATTATTCAATGTAAAAAGGGATAAGGAAGAAGTTTCCGACCTAAGCCTGAAATTGCCAAAGAAAAAAAATCAATTGAACAAAAAATTACAAAACTGGATCGGGGAAATGGATGTACAATTGCCATATCCAAACCCATCCTATCAACCCGAAAAGTAA
- a CDS encoding GDSL-type esterase/lipase family protein codes for MKRLEKYIRLFVFCVSLLTIGFAISGYTFDKKIKVACVGDSITFGARLDDPSKHSYPAQLQLLLGENYAVENFGIGSLTLLRKGIPTVWNELPKIKAVNPDIIIISLGTNDTCGLGSCGDRKCWEYKDEFEKDYIDLIDELSALPSNPQIFIAAPTPMVLETPGLNSERIAGLTVRKPRLQELIGMIKMVAKEKNVHFIDLNEPLDHRPELFTESDGVHPNKEGYRAIAVLVWKKLKDQIDHLK; via the coding sequence ATGAAAAGGTTAGAGAAATACATCAGGCTCTTTGTTTTTTGTGTCTCTTTATTGACCATTGGTTTTGCCATTTCGGGTTATACTTTCGATAAAAAAATAAAAGTGGCCTGTGTCGGGGACAGCATCACTTTTGGCGCACGATTGGATGATCCTTCCAAACATTCTTATCCGGCCCAATTGCAGTTGCTTTTGGGAGAAAATTATGCTGTTGAAAATTTTGGCATTGGGAGTTTAACCCTGCTTAGAAAAGGAATACCGACGGTTTGGAATGAATTACCGAAAATAAAGGCAGTAAATCCGGATATTATCATCATCAGTCTAGGCACGAATGATACCTGCGGGTTGGGTTCTTGCGGTGACAGAAAATGCTGGGAGTACAAGGATGAATTTGAAAAGGATTACATTGACCTTATCGACGAATTATCAGCATTGCCATCAAACCCCCAAATCTTTATAGCTGCACCGACACCCATGGTTTTGGAAACCCCTGGTCTCAATAGCGAAAGAATAGCCGGACTGACTGTCCGCAAACCGAGACTTCAAGAACTTATTGGTATGATAAAAATGGTTGCAAAGGAGAAGAATGTGCATTTTATTGATCTTAATGAGCCTTTGGATCATAGGCCGGAGCTGTTTACTGAAAGTGATGGGGTACACCCAAATAAAGAAGGCTATAGAGCCATTGCAGTATTGGTATGGAAGAAACTAAAAGACCAAATTGATCATCTAAAGTAA
- a CDS encoding alpha-L-fucosidase: MNKNLQLTFLFLIGILGYANSQDKVTIPIPTQAQLNWQNAELVAVFHYDLHVFDGEAYNQAKNRITPIPDYNIFNPTNLDTDQWVKAAKDAGFKIAILTATHETGFALYQSEVNPYSLKAVKWQEGKGDIVRDFVNSCHKYGVQPGIYIGIRWNSFFGVHDFMVQGDNEFAQNRQAHYNKMCEEMVRELCSNYGDLAIVWFDGGAHGPEKGGPDVLSVFEKYQPNGIFYHNTQRADIRWGGSESGTVPYPSWGTYPFPYSHATNQEVVFKDDFQLLKEGDPNGTYFMPAMSDAPLRGYNGGHEWFWEPDDEKHIFPLENLMNIYYNSVGHNSTLIMGLTPNAEGLLPQPDVQRLREWGDEIKSRFSSPLAETSGIGQELTIKLNKKTMINQIALQEDIVVGERVRKFVLEGKTNNGWQYIFEGTVIGHKFIHKFDTLEVDAVRVKISESKGEPQIKNFKIYHVED; encoded by the coding sequence ATGAATAAAAACTTACAGCTTACCTTTCTATTTCTAATTGGAATTCTGGGTTATGCGAATTCCCAGGATAAGGTAACTATCCCGATTCCAACCCAAGCCCAGCTAAATTGGCAAAATGCAGAACTAGTGGCGGTATTCCATTACGACCTGCATGTCTTTGACGGGGAGGCCTACAATCAGGCAAAAAACAGAATTACCCCTATTCCAGATTACAATATCTTTAACCCTACCAACTTGGATACGGATCAATGGGTAAAAGCGGCCAAGGATGCGGGATTTAAGATCGCGATTTTGACCGCTACCCATGAAACAGGTTTTGCCCTGTACCAAAGTGAGGTTAATCCCTATTCCCTGAAAGCAGTGAAATGGCAGGAAGGAAAAGGAGATATTGTCAGAGACTTTGTGAATTCCTGTCATAAATATGGAGTCCAACCTGGGATTTACATCGGGATCCGCTGGAATTCCTTTTTTGGTGTACATGATTTTATGGTTCAAGGAGATAATGAATTTGCCCAAAACCGACAGGCGCATTATAATAAAATGTGCGAGGAAATGGTTCGGGAGCTTTGTTCCAATTATGGAGATCTTGCCATTGTCTGGTTTGATGGTGGTGCACATGGTCCGGAAAAGGGCGGGCCGGATGTACTATCCGTTTTTGAAAAATATCAGCCCAACGGAATTTTCTACCACAATACCCAACGGGCTGACATCCGTTGGGGAGGAAGTGAATCCGGCACGGTCCCTTATCCGAGTTGGGGTACCTATCCTTTTCCCTATTCCCATGCAACCAATCAAGAGGTTGTTTTTAAAGACGATTTTCAACTGCTCAAGGAGGGAGATCCAAATGGTACCTATTTCATGCCGGCCATGAGTGATGCTCCATTGCGGGGATATAATGGCGGGCACGAGTGGTTTTGGGAACCTGATGATGAGAAGCATATCTTTCCATTGGAGAACCTTATGAACATTTATTACAATAGTGTCGGCCATAATTCCACACTCATTATGGGCCTTACACCGAACGCTGAAGGCTTGCTGCCCCAACCCGATGTGCAACGTTTAAGGGAATGGGGGGATGAAATAAAGAGTAGGTTTAGTTCACCTTTGGCAGAAACTTCGGGAATTGGCCAAGAGCTTACAATCAAGTTAAATAAAAAGACCATGATCAATCAGATCGCTTTACAGGAAGATATAGTAGTAGGGGAAAGGGTCAGGAAATTTGTTTTGGAGGGTAAAACCAATAATGGCTGGCAATACATTTTTGAAGGAACAGTTATAGGACACAAGTTTATCCATAAGTTTGATACATTGGAAGTGGATGCTGTCAGGGTGAAAATCTCTGAATCAAAGGGAGAACCGCAAATCAAAAATTTTAAAATTTACCATGTTGAAGATTAA